A region of Carassius gibelio isolate Cgi1373 ecotype wild population from Czech Republic chromosome B11, carGib1.2-hapl.c, whole genome shotgun sequence DNA encodes the following proteins:
- the suox gene encoding sulfite oxidase, mitochondrial isoform X1 encodes MQHLKNCQGLAQVFLIRSQSSRLSKSVIPSLSVWAGHLPCRWRSTGGHGRQKYFNDRLPKFRFALAGLLAGTGAVLAYKLHQDKVQWAATSPQLRVMQTSDLPVYSLEEVTKHCSLDTGVWVTYKGGVYDITEFVAIHPGGDKILLAAGGALEPYWALYAVHQQDHVLEILSEYKIGVLNPESYKKQESANPLDPYSAEPTRHPALQINSLKPFNAEPPASILSDNYITPSVIFFKRNHLPVPRVDPEAYRLEIEGLSGGVVSLSLSELKSRFPKHTITATLQCAGNRRSEMNAVKQVKGLNWGIAAISNATWSGARLRDVLLYYGFGPEVAAKAKHVQFEGLDRDVTGTAYGASIPLNKAVSEEGDVLLAYEMNGEDLPPDHGFPVRVVVPGVVGARNVKWLGKIVVSDEESNSHWQQNDYKGFSPGTDWDTVDFKSAPAIQELPIQSAITHPAEGTSVDRSDREVTVKGYAWSGGGREVVRVDVSVDGGKTWHVAKLRTSDQGEHPAPPPPPGRAWAWKLWEIDVPIPHRAQELEIVCKAVDSGYNMQPDTVAPIWNLRGVLSNAWHRVKVKVTEGFKDQK; translated from the exons ATGCAGCACCTAAAGAATTGCCAAGGTCTTGCTCAGGTCTTCCTTATCAGGAGCCAAAG TTCCAGACTTTCAAAGAGCGTTATTCCGTCACTGTCCGTGTGGGCTGGTCATCTGCCCTGTCGCTGGAGGAGCACCGGTGGACATGGAAGACAGAAATACTTTAATGACAGGCTGCCGAAGTTTAGATTCGCTCTGGCAGGGCTGCTGGCAGGTACTGGAGCTGTTTTAGCTTATAAGCTCCACCAAGACAAG GTTCAGTGGGCTGCTACCTCACCACAGTTACGGGTAATGCAGACTTCAGATCTTCCCGTTTACAGCCTAGAAGAAGTCACAAAGCATTGTTCTCTTGACACTGGTGTGTGGGTCACCTATAAAGGAGGAGTCTACGATATCACTGAATTCGTGGCCATTCACCCTGGTGGTGACAAAATACTTCTGGCTGCAGGTGGAGCTCTGGAACCGTACTGGGCATTATATGCCGTTCACCAGCAAGACCATGTTCTAGAAATCCTCTCTGAATATAAAATTGGTGTTCTTAATCCAGAGAGTTACAAGAAGCAAGAGAGTGCCAACCCTTTAGACCCTTACTCTGCTGAGCCAACACGCCACCCTGCTCTTCAAATCAACAGTCTGAAACCTTTCAATGCCGAACCACCTGCATCTATACTTTCGGATAATTACATCACCCCTTCAGTCATATTTTTTAAGCGTAATCACCTTCCAGTGCCCAGGGTGGATCCTGAAGCTTACAGGTTGGAGATCGAGGGTCTCTCTGGCGGAGTAGTATCACTTAGTCTAAGTGAGCTGAAGTCTCGTTTTCCAAAACACACCATTACAGCAACGCTTCAGTGTGCAGGGAACCGTCGCTCTGAGATGAACGCAGTCAAGCAAGTCAAAGGACTCAATTGGGGCATTGCTGCAATAAGCAATGCTACATGGTCAGGTGCACGTCTGCGGGATGTACTATTATACTATGGCTTTGGACCAGAGGTTGCGGCAAAAGCTAAACATGTCCAGTTTGAAGGGTTAGACAGAGATGTGACGGGTACAGCATACGGTGCATCAATTCCTCTGAACAAGGCTGTGAGCGAAGAAGGTGATGTTCTCCTTGCGTATGAGATGAACGGCGAGGACCTCCCACCTGACCATGGCTTCCCTGTCCGTGTAGTTGTACCTGGAGTTGTTGGAGCCCGCAATGTCAAATGGTTGGGGAAAATTGTTGTAAGTGATGAAGAAAGCAATAGCCATTGGCAGCAGAATGATTACAAAGGCTTTTCTCCGGGCACTGACTGGGACACTGTGGACTTTAAATCAGCACCAGCCATCCAGGAGCTCCCCATACAGTCAGCCATCACTCACCCAGCAGAGGGAACCTCAGTAGACCGCAGTGATCGGGAGGTGACTGTGAAAGGCTATGCGTGGAGCGGAGGAGGAAGAGAGGTTGTGAGAGTAGACGTCTCGGTAGATGGAGGGAAAACGTGGCATGTAGCCAAACTTCGCACTAGTGATCAAGGAGAGCaccctgctcctcctcctccacctggaAGAGCCTGGGCTTGGAAGCTGTGGGAGATAGATGTCCCAATTCCTCATAGGGCTCAGGAGCTAGAGATTGTGTGTAAAGCAGTGGACAGTGGTTACAACATGCAGCCAGACACTGTCGCTCCAATCTGGAATTTACGAGGAGTACTTAGTAATGCGTGGCATCGAGTAAAGGTAAAAGTGACTGAGGGTTTCAAAGACCAAAAATGA
- the suox gene encoding sulfite oxidase, mitochondrial isoform X2 has product MRVKSLCKTFKNNVQWAATSPQLRVMQTSDLPVYSLEEVTKHCSLDTGVWVTYKGGVYDITEFVAIHPGGDKILLAAGGALEPYWALYAVHQQDHVLEILSEYKIGVLNPESYKKQESANPLDPYSAEPTRHPALQINSLKPFNAEPPASILSDNYITPSVIFFKRNHLPVPRVDPEAYRLEIEGLSGGVVSLSLSELKSRFPKHTITATLQCAGNRRSEMNAVKQVKGLNWGIAAISNATWSGARLRDVLLYYGFGPEVAAKAKHVQFEGLDRDVTGTAYGASIPLNKAVSEEGDVLLAYEMNGEDLPPDHGFPVRVVVPGVVGARNVKWLGKIVVSDEESNSHWQQNDYKGFSPGTDWDTVDFKSAPAIQELPIQSAITHPAEGTSVDRSDREVTVKGYAWSGGGREVVRVDVSVDGGKTWHVAKLRTSDQGEHPAPPPPPGRAWAWKLWEIDVPIPHRAQELEIVCKAVDSGYNMQPDTVAPIWNLRGVLSNAWHRVKVKVTEGFKDQK; this is encoded by the exons ATGAGAGTGAAGAGTTTGTGCAAAACCTTCAAAAACAAC GTTCAGTGGGCTGCTACCTCACCACAGTTACGGGTAATGCAGACTTCAGATCTTCCCGTTTACAGCCTAGAAGAAGTCACAAAGCATTGTTCTCTTGACACTGGTGTGTGGGTCACCTATAAAGGAGGAGTCTACGATATCACTGAATTCGTGGCCATTCACCCTGGTGGTGACAAAATACTTCTGGCTGCAGGTGGAGCTCTGGAACCGTACTGGGCATTATATGCCGTTCACCAGCAAGACCATGTTCTAGAAATCCTCTCTGAATATAAAATTGGTGTTCTTAATCCAGAGAGTTACAAGAAGCAAGAGAGTGCCAACCCTTTAGACCCTTACTCTGCTGAGCCAACACGCCACCCTGCTCTTCAAATCAACAGTCTGAAACCTTTCAATGCCGAACCACCTGCATCTATACTTTCGGATAATTACATCACCCCTTCAGTCATATTTTTTAAGCGTAATCACCTTCCAGTGCCCAGGGTGGATCCTGAAGCTTACAGGTTGGAGATCGAGGGTCTCTCTGGCGGAGTAGTATCACTTAGTCTAAGTGAGCTGAAGTCTCGTTTTCCAAAACACACCATTACAGCAACGCTTCAGTGTGCAGGGAACCGTCGCTCTGAGATGAACGCAGTCAAGCAAGTCAAAGGACTCAATTGGGGCATTGCTGCAATAAGCAATGCTACATGGTCAGGTGCACGTCTGCGGGATGTACTATTATACTATGGCTTTGGACCAGAGGTTGCGGCAAAAGCTAAACATGTCCAGTTTGAAGGGTTAGACAGAGATGTGACGGGTACAGCATACGGTGCATCAATTCCTCTGAACAAGGCTGTGAGCGAAGAAGGTGATGTTCTCCTTGCGTATGAGATGAACGGCGAGGACCTCCCACCTGACCATGGCTTCCCTGTCCGTGTAGTTGTACCTGGAGTTGTTGGAGCCCGCAATGTCAAATGGTTGGGGAAAATTGTTGTAAGTGATGAAGAAAGCAATAGCCATTGGCAGCAGAATGATTACAAAGGCTTTTCTCCGGGCACTGACTGGGACACTGTGGACTTTAAATCAGCACCAGCCATCCAGGAGCTCCCCATACAGTCAGCCATCACTCACCCAGCAGAGGGAACCTCAGTAGACCGCAGTGATCGGGAGGTGACTGTGAAAGGCTATGCGTGGAGCGGAGGAGGAAGAGAGGTTGTGAGAGTAGACGTCTCGGTAGATGGAGGGAAAACGTGGCATGTAGCCAAACTTCGCACTAGTGATCAAGGAGAGCaccctgctcctcctcctccacctggaAGAGCCTGGGCTTGGAAGCTGTGGGAGATAGATGTCCCAATTCCTCATAGGGCTCAGGAGCTAGAGATTGTGTGTAAAGCAGTGGACAGTGGTTACAACATGCAGCCAGACACTGTCGCTCCAATCTGGAATTTACGAGGAGTACTTAGTAATGCGTGGCATCGAGTAAAGGTAAAAGTGACTGAGGGTTTCAAAGACCAAAAATGA
- the mcrs1 gene encoding microspherule protein 1 codes for MDKDVKAGVSSGVAAEAVAGPLVSQSRSEDEGSTAVKRSAPQAFSGAGMIPKRRSSSRSIKRKKFDDELVESSLAKSTSRVKGQPVIEPIRFPGNDLGSSDKKKGLKSGSSLTPPLTMMIAPSSMTKRMKRNKQPLQITKDLGRWKPTDDLLLINAVLQTTDLTSVHLGVKFSCRFTLREIQERWYALLYDPVISKLAWQSMRQLHPEAIAAIQSKALFSQAEEALLAKITSSSQPKLEVFQDLLNKHPDVFYPSRTAKNLMVHWQLLKQYYLLEDQSVQPLPKGEQVLNFSDAEQVVDDAKLKDSRDEVLEHELMIADRHQKREIRQLEQELPRWQVLVDSITGMNSPDFDNQTLAALRGRMVRYLMRSREITLGRATKDKQIDVDLSLEGPAWKISRRQGIIKLKNNGDFFIANEGRRPIYIDGRPVLSGNKWKLNNNSVMEIAGLRFVFLINQELISLIKAEAAKMNQP; via the exons ATGGACAAAG ATGTGAAGGCAGGCGTCTCCTCTGGCGTAGCTGCAGAAGCGGTGGCAGGACCTCTGGTGTCCCAGAGCCGATCCGAGGATGAGGGGTCCACCGCTGTGAAGAGGAGCGCCCCTCAGGCCTTCAGCGGAGCCGGGATGATTCCCAAACGCAGGAGCTCCTCCAG ATCAATAAAGAGAAAGAAGTTTGACGATGAACTGGTTGAGAGTAGCCTTGCGAAATCTACCAGTCGTGTCAAAGGTCAGCCAGTCATCGAGCCAATCAGATTTCCTGGGAATGACCTTGGATCCAGTGATAAGAAGAAG GGTTTAAAGTCTGGGAGCTCTCTTACGCCGCCCCTGACCATGATGATCGCGCCTTCGTCGATGACCAAACGAATGAAGAGAAACAAGCAGCCGTTACAGATCACCAAAGACCTGGGCCGCTGGAAACCCACTGATGACCTTCTGCTCatcaatgctgttttacag ACCACAGATCTTACATCAGTTCACCTGGGAGTCAAATTCAGCTGTCGCTTCACGCTGCGGGAGATTCAGGAGCGCTGGTACGCTCTGCTGTATGACCCTGTCATATCAAA GTTGGCGTGGCAGTCCATGCGACAGCTGCATCCAGAGGCTATCGCTGCTATTCAGAGTAAAGCTCTCTTCAGTCAGGCAGAGGAAGCCCTGCTCGCTAAGATCACCTCA AGCAGTCAGCCTAAGCTGGAGGTTTTTCAAGATTTGCTCAACAAGCACCCGGATGTGTTTTACCCATCACGCACTGCTAAGAATCTGATGGTGCACTGGCAGCTGCTCAAGCAGTACTATCTGCTGGAGGACCAGAGCG TTCAACCTCTGCCTAAAGGAGAGCAAGTGCTGAACTTCTCTGATGCCGAGCAGGTGGTTGATGACGCCAAACTCAA GGACAGCAGAGATGAAGTCTTAGAGCACG AGCTGATGATTGCAGATAGACATCAGAAGCGTGAGATCAGACAGCTGGAGCAGGAGCTTCCTCGCTGGCAGGTGTTAGTGGACAGCATCACAG gcatgaattcaccAGACTTTGATAATCAGACTCTGGCAGCTTTACGTGGACGAATGGTCAGATATCTGATGAGATCTAGAGAG ATCACACTAGGACGTGCTACTAAAGACAAGCAGATAGATGTAGACCTGTCTTTGGAGGGACCTGCATGGAAGATCTCCAGAAGACAAG GGATCATCAAACTGAAGAATAATGGAGATTTCTTCATCGCTAATGAAGGCCGAAGACCCATTTACATTGACGGTCGACCAGTTTTGTCTGGAAACAAGTGGAAACTTAACAACAACTCTGTGATGGAG ATTGCAGGTCTACGCTTCGTGTTCCTGATCAATCAGGAGTTGATTTCTCTCATTAAAGCTGAAGCTGCCAAGATGAATCAGCCATGA